Proteins co-encoded in one Anolis carolinensis isolate JA03-04 unplaced genomic scaffold, rAnoCar3.1.pri scaffold_9, whole genome shotgun sequence genomic window:
- the nudt7 gene encoding peroxisomal coenzyme A diphosphatase NUDT7, producing MAAAEVSVEDWRRMDVKDKAKLQLKKFDIGERFSHFPGGKASVLLPLMVKDGKLHLLFTVRSMQLRRSPGDVCFPGGRREPTDKDEIDTALRESQEEIGLHPEQAEVICRLVPVLDKTDSLVTPVVAFIEDTFHAHPNPEEVSDTFSMPLEYFIRPSKYNGITVPLNGIPYLMHTFEYDDPEHKRSFKIVGLTAHIAVFLALAVFGEKPTFEVPYDLENLNSSAVNLFLERYKKAKSKL from the exons aaTGGATGTGAAAGATAAAGCAAAGCTGCAGTTGAAGAAATTCGACATCGGAGAGAGATTTTCCCATTTTCCAGGCGGAAAGGCCTCTGTTCTTCTTCCACTGATGGTTAAGGATGGAAAACTACACCTTCTTTTCACAGTGAGATCAATGCAG TTGAGACGTTCACCAGGAGACGTGTGTTTTCCAGGAGGCAGAAGAGAACCAACGGACAAAGATGAAATAGACACAGCTCTACGGGAATCCCAGGAGGAAATAGGGCTGCACCCTGAACAGGCCGAAGTCATCTGTCGACTTGTGCCAGTACTAGATAAA aCAGATTCCTTGGTAACTCCAGTTGTAGCCTTTATTGAGGATACGTTTCATGCCCATCCTAATCCCGAAGAAGTGAGTGATACATTTTCTATGCCACTGGAGTATTTCATTCGTCCTTCAAAGTACAATGGCATAACTGTACCACTAAATGGAATTCCATATTTGATGCATACCTTTGAATATGACGATCCAGAGCATAAGAGATCTTTCAAAATAGTGGGACTGACAGCACACATTGCAGTGTTCCTTGCTCTTGCGGTTTTTGGAGAGAAACCAACATTTGAAGTTCCATATGATCTTGAGAACCTGAATTCTTCAGCTGTGAACCTTTTCTTGGAGCGGTACAAAAAGGCAAAAAGCAAACTCTGA